GGTCTTTTTCAGGCTTCTGGAATGGCGGGAACCATGTTTGCCGGTTAGTAGTACTCGAACTTTTTTTTTAAAGACGAAGGTGCCTTTCTTGCTGACGGCCTGGCTTCATCACAGGTCTCTTGATGACGGCCATTTGGAAAACAATGAACGGTTTGGCCGGCTTGCCAGGTTGGCGATGGGTTCGTAGACAAtcctgcgcccgcccgcccaggcaACACGCTAACTATGTGTCAAGTCTTTCATCATTGACGGCATCATCACGATCCCGGTGGCCATATTTGGCTTCGCTTTCTTCCCTGACCTGCCCGAGTCAACGAAAGCATTCTATCTCAAGCCGCATGAGCGGGAGCTTGCACTGAGTCGTCTGCCTCCAAAGAATCCAGAAGGACACAACATCGGGCTCCCTCTGTTGAAGAAGGTCCTTCTCACCCCGAACTTGTAAGGGGGCCACCATGCTGATTACGTTTTCCGACTCGCATTCCTTGCTGACTTTGTGAAGTTGGATCTTCAACATCTTCTGGATGATCGGCGGCGCGTTAGAGGCATTCTCCACGCAGACGTGCATGGTCTTGTGGATGCGCGCGTCAGGGGAGTTCACGGTGCCGCAAAACAACACCTACCCGCTGGGCATCACGGCTATAGGTCAGGCACACCTACACGCTTCTACAGGCCCTTCATCGGGGTGATTCTTGGTTGCTAACTACGATACAGGCATTGTCATGACACTGGTTACCTCTGTTGCTATTGATGGTACCGGAGTGCACGCCCCGTACGGCTTCTTTGCGTGCGGCGCGCAAATCGTCAGCTGCATCATCCTACTTTGTTGGTCGCAGGTGACCACCGGGGCCAAGATGGCCGCATACTGTACGGACAACGCACCGCTTGATTTGTGTAGACAGCCGATGTGGCGTCCGGTGCTAACCTCTACGCAGATCTTGCCGGAGTGGCGTACATGATCCAACCCGTCGTATTCACCTGGGCAAGCAAGATACTGTCcagagacggcgacgatgcagcACGTGCCATTACTCTCTACGCCATGAATGGTACGTACTCATACACCCTCGCCATCAATGGTAACACACTAGGTATACTAACGCGCCGCGGTCAGGTGCTTCATCCGTCTTGTACGCGTTCTGGGGCGTCGCCTTGTACCCGGCGACGGACGCAGGAACGGTGAGTCCAGCAATTTCCGCTAACCTTTACATTGAAGCTGTAATGATCTGACCAATCTTGCTTGTAGGGTTTTTGGAAGGGTACCATTACCATGGTTGTCGTGTCCGTCAGCCTGGCACTGTGGATCTGCGTCGTTTGGTGGCAGGACAAGAGAAGCGCAAGGGATCCTGTAGTCTCTCAGTACCTTGAGGAGAAGACGGCAGAAACCCAAATCGAACAGGCCTAGCAGGGACCCCCCGTATGACTGACCCCTTTCCCGGTGAGGGTGGTTGCGAGGGCTTGAGGggggaaaaaaagggggggtggTAAGGCAGCAAGGGCAagcttcccccctccccccacaGTGGCGTTGACCATGGTTGCCAAGCGCGGGCGCTGCTATTCGCGCGGCTaagcccgccgcggggtTGCGGGGAGACGGAGATGCAATCGTGGGGTTGGCTCCAAACGTTGAGGAACGTCCAACTTGTGTTGGAGGTTGGCTGAATGAGTGCGTGGTCAACACGCTGAAGGGGGTCCCTGCCCAACCGCAGCCTGAAGCCAACGTCCATTTACCGTGGCAGAATAGTTTATGGCTCATTAATTCTTATCTGCATTGCCGGTCAAAAGCTAGCTGCGTTGCATGGAGCGGGTTGGTTGGCGGACGGCGCAACGGCCGCATCTTCAACGCCGCCGTTTACGTTGGTCTGTTCGCATGACACTACCGCTCCAATCACCAGACCTCCCAATGCAAGCTTGACAGACCGTGTGCGCTCCAATGAACCGACACACACAGATTTCCCTTGTCAGCCGCCACTCCATTGCAGCTCGAAAAAAAGGGCCTCTCTACCAATCGcccttgcgcgcgcgcatgtcCACCACTTGACCCCCTTACTCGTTGTCCTTGACGTCGATGATGGTCGACTTGAACTTGCGGGCAGGAACCTTGCGGTTGAAGAGGatgtcggcctcgcggtACGAGCGGTGCTTGAGCTCAGGAAGGAAGAAGTAGGCCATGATCCAGCacacgacggcggtgcctcCCCAGACGTAGCCGCACTTGCCGGCGAGGTTCCATCCCGTGGGGTTGAGCAGCTGCGACGCCAGGTAGATCATGGGAATTTCCGCAACGTAGTAGGCGGCGCGTCCGACACCGGTGCTCAGCGCGCGGAGACGGACCGTGGACGtctcggcgatgatggtgtAGGAGATGGGCccgagcgcgccggcgtAGACGAAGgagatgacgatgcccaGCACGGCCTGCGCGTAGTTGGTGCCGGAGGTCTGGGGAacggaggcgacgatgccgaggatgaagagcagggtgacgttgacggcggtgccgtaGAGGTAGATGGTTCGGCGACGGAACCACGCCGTGAGCGGCCACGACAGCGCGTTGGCGATGAACTGGAGGCACGAGTTGATCAGGTTGAGCTCAAAAGCACGGTCAGACGAGATGCCGGCCTCTGTACAAACGAAAAAAGTTAGTCACCGGTACTTCATCATcatgggggggggcgcgacgCGGGGAATTCCTCACGCTCAAAGAAGAAAGTCGCCTGGTTGGCAATCAGGTTTCCGGCAAAGTTCTGCGACGCGTACATCAAGCAAGTGATGATGGTTCGCCTCAAGTCGGTGCCCTTGAGGAGATCCATGAGCGTGGGGTTGCCACCCTGCTGAGCCTCAATCTCCACGGTACGctccatcatggccagcGTCTGCTGGGTGTGCTCGGGCGACTTGgagccgaggcgctcgatgGAACGCTGGGCCTCCTCCTTTCGTCCACGCCTAATCAACCACCATGGCGACTCGGGCGCGAACCAGATGAGGACCAACAGCGGGGTCTGGAGAGGCAGGTTAGCTTATCACCATTCATGCATCATGAGGTGAACCAAGATGAATCCGTGCGGGCGCCTTACGGGGAAAAGCCACTGGAGAGCAAGGGGCGCTCGCCAAGCCCACTCGTCGGTCCGCGAATTGTAGCCGagagtcgcggcggcgacaatgaTTCCGCCGATGGACCAACTCATCTGCAGCGTGGCCGTGCAAGCACCTCGGAGGGCGAGCGGGACGATCTCACTGGCGTAGGCGGGGGAGTTGGCAATGAAGAAACCCCAGGGAATGCCCTCGAACAgctgtccgacgacgaggacggcgagagATTGGGCCTGAGACAGTCCTGTTAGAAG
Above is a genomic segment from Purpureocillium takamizusanense chromosome 2, complete sequence containing:
- a CDS encoding uncharacterized protein (EggNog:ENOG503NZ7F~TransMembrane:9 (o39-61i99-121o133-155i203-231o243-262i269-292o298-318i330-351o363-386i)~COG:G), producing the protein MREDVNLTGNEYNLLVTCLSDIVGQVPHGLIIQKVAPRIWFPLMTLVWAGLTMVCAACNNFSQLAAVRFLQGVAEASTYSGTQYIIGSWYKGPEVGKRIGLFQASGMAGTMFAGLLMTAIWKTMNGLAGLPGWRWSFIIDGIITIPVAIFGFAFFPDLPESTKAFYLKPHERELALSRLPPKNPEGHNIGLPLLKKVLLTPNFWIFNIFWMIGGALEAFSTQTCMVLWMRASGEFTVPQNNTYPLGITAIGIVMTLVTSVAIDGTGVHAPYGFFACGAQIVSCIILLCWSQVTTGAKMAAYYLAGVAYMIQPVVFTWASKILSRDGDDAARAITLYAMNGASSVLYAFWGVALYPATDAGTGFWKGTITMVVVSVSLALWICVVWWQDKRSARDPVVSQYLEEKTAETQIEQA
- a CDS encoding uncharacterized protein (TransMembrane:8 (i141-166o172-193i205-221o233-257i380-403o409-431i452-469o481-499i)~EggNog:ENOG503NYIG~COG:P), giving the protein MESKGEMHEADRVDSKNEAGHVELNAKVLANADLMNDAVDGENREHEQGLWEAAKEHPWACLWAFIMCFTIVMESFDMFLNGNFVAQAAFQKRYGVLVAEGYTIETKWQSALFQSGQCGAFLGVFMAGPVTNRFGYRWTTIMALVLMNATIFISFFAQSLAVLVVGQLFEGIPWGFFIANSPAYASEIVPLALRGACTATLQMSWSIGGIIVAAATLGYNSRTDEWAWRAPLALQWLFPTPLLVLIWFAPESPWWLIRRGRKEEAQRSIERLGSKSPEHTQQTLAMMERTVEIEAQQGGNPTLMDLLKGTDLRRTIITCLMYASQNFAGNLIANQATFFFEQAGISSDRAFELNLINSCLQFIANALSWPLTAWFRRRTIYLYGTAVNVTLLFILGIVASVPQTSGTNYAQAVLGIVISFVYAGALGPISYTIIAETSTVRLRALSTGVGRAAYYVAEIPMIYLASQLLNPTGWNLAGKCGYVWGGTAVVCWIMAYFFLPELKHRSYREADILFNRKVPARKFKSTIIDVKDNE